From a region of the Myxococcus stipitatus genome:
- a CDS encoding DUF4440 domain-containing protein, whose protein sequence is MHIRFLGICALSLLAACAPKRIPGTDIDDTSETRAILAVMEQYRSAVESKDAAGVAALVSKDFHENAGTPNDPEDDLTAANLTEYLESMFQLVQSPKVEMDVRRIEVGRDLATAIYYWKLNWRMPSLTTRLQKEAELERMVLRREGKDWKIVTGI, encoded by the coding sequence ATGCACATCCGTTTCCTCGGCATCTGCGCCCTGTCCCTCCTGGCCGCCTGCGCTCCGAAGCGCATCCCCGGCACCGACATCGACGACACCTCGGAGACCCGTGCCATTTTGGCAGTGATGGAGCAGTACCGGTCTGCCGTCGAGTCGAAGGACGCCGCGGGCGTCGCCGCGCTGGTGTCGAAGGACTTCCACGAGAACGCCGGCACGCCGAACGACCCCGAGGACGACCTGACGGCGGCGAACCTCACCGAGTACCTGGAGTCGATGTTCCAGCTGGTCCAGTCGCCCAAGGTGGAGATGGACGTGCGGCGCATCGAGGTGGGCCGCGACCTGGCCACCGCCATCTACTACTGGAAGCTGAACTGGCGCATGCCGTCGCTCACCACGCGCCTCCAGAAGGAGGCGGAGCTGGAGCGGATGGTGCTGCGCCGCGAGGGCAAGGACTGGAAGATCGTCACCGGCATCTGA